A DNA window from Ranitomeya imitator isolate aRanImi1 chromosome 2, aRanImi1.pri, whole genome shotgun sequence contains the following coding sequences:
- the LOC138662396 gene encoding transforming protein RhoA-like: protein MAAIRKKLVIVGDGACGKTCLLIVFSKDQFPEVYVPTVFENYVADIEVDSKQVELALWDTAGQEDYDRLRPLSYPDTDVILMCFSIDSPDSLENIPEKWTPEVKHFCPNVPIILVGNKKDLRNDEHTRRELAKMKQEPVKPEEGRDMANRISAFGYLECSAKTKDGVREVFEMATRAALQAKRGRKKNTCNLL, encoded by the exons ATGGCTGCTATACGTAAGAAGCTTGTCATTGTTGGTGATGGCGCCTGCGGTAAAACCTGTCTGCTCATCGTCTTCAGCAAGGACCAGTTCCCTGAAGTCTACGTTCCCACCGTCTTTGAGAACTACGTGGCGGACATAGAGGTTGACTCCAAACAG GTGGAGCTGGCACTGTGGGACACGGCCGGCCAGGAGGACTACGATCGTCTGAGACCCCTGTCCTACCCCGATACTGATGTCATCCTTATGTGCTTTTCCATTGACAGCCCCGACAGCTTGG AGAACATCCCTGAGAAGTGGACTCCGGAGGTGAAGCATTTCTGTCCCAATGTGCCCATAATATTGGTAGGAAACAAAAAGGATCTGAGGAACGATGAGCACACTCGGCGTGAGCTGGCCAAGATGAAGCAG GAGCCAGTGAAGCCAGAAGAGGGCAGGGATATGGCAAACAGGATCAGTGCCTTTGGCTACCTGGAGTGCTCTGCTAAAACAAAGGATGGTGTGCGGGAAGTTTTCGAGATGGCGACAAGAGCTGCATTGCAAGCCAAGAGAGGGCGCAAGAAGAACACGTGCAATCTGCTCTAG